In the genome of Aedes aegypti strain LVP_AGWG chromosome 2, AaegL5.0 Primary Assembly, whole genome shotgun sequence, the window tttaaagagagtttgaggttttgaccgacatttgttctagatcgaaccactgtgcggcTTTATGAGCGTtctgtacatgatacatttggtgtgggtgcacggcataaaaattaacaaggcaggctctttactaatgtaaatatcaagtttgattgtaaacatgtgacgtcactcctatcgtaccatatacctaccggaccactagatcatttttttcgtaaatttgttcgaggtggataggaatgacgtcgacaaatagctgtcagttttcggaatatatcaccttcttaatatagtacaccgtggtgTGGGTGTGTATCTaatttgaccgcagcttcttgtggaagccatagtaggcccgacttccagtgatgatgcgcctccgtatttcacggttaacgttattgtcagccgtcataATAATCGTTTATCGTTGTGCCTAATAAAATGTGGCTTAATTGTCTAGCAATTAGAGAAAAGCTGGATAAAGTAATACACACTTAACACCAGATTGATTGATAAAATATGAATGTCGCATTTGAAAGAGAGTATGTTTCATGCCTAAAACGGTATTTTAGgacgagctgtcaaatcagcaccttctccagcaccaaatttttggcttcaTTTCAGTTTTCAtggatgacagccgtttcagtcctgtgTTTATTCCATCCTCAAGTGTTCACCACAAGCTAAATTACATCAGAACGTCCATGTTGATTCGGCGTTGACCGTGTTGGCAAGACGAGCCCATAGCTCTATCAGAAACAAAGGGCGAAGTGGAACAGGATCAGCGCCATTATTGACcctgaattgggtcctaaaatgtttgatgaattattgtttttatttagttatacaaaaaagcatgttactgcaactacttttgCAATTCTTTCAGctaaaataacggctatatcaaaTTTAAACTTGGATTTTAAAATTGGGTACATAAATGAACTTTGAAACAGAAACCCCACAGGGcgtttagttttaacactggggttgttcctatctgacatttcggaaggacaACAAAATACTATCAATTTGTGTGATTTGTGTGAagtcggacattgtcccgtagatgggctacatcgcgcccgaaaccggtcgacagaaaggtaatttttaagctttcttgacgttagtaagaactataaatgttatgtcttgtctcgcgtcgcgtttctcgcgtcgcgtttcgtgAACAACAAAatactcccaaaatttgagtttaagccaaggggtgtgacaaaatctatctatataaataaaaatggagtgatgtttgtatgtcacgaaatggcttccgaacgggtcaactgatttgaatgattatttttccgttttgttcgtcaagggttccgacgtgtttgtgtgtataaaaatcccaggatattcaccgggaaagtcggaaaaacgagcatGAACGGAactgttattttgtatgggacgatccatagcgtttttcaacagcctacttgatggcaagatgaagtttgccgggcccactagtataaataaaaattggagtggtgtttgtatgtcacgaaatggcttacgaacgggtcaacgggtttggatgattttttctccattttgttcgtcaaggattccgacgtgtttgtgtgtataaaagttccaggatatttaccgggaaagtcggaaaaacgagagtgaacggaaccgtcattttgtatgggacgattcataacggctttcaacagcctacttgatggcaagacgaagtttgccgggaccactagactaaaataaacataaaaacatgtttttgggcttaaacaaacgaaaaacattaaacaaaattgagtaaacatgtgtttttcgcctaaatttaagcgtttggctctaaaattggaacagggctttaggaccctttATGCACACTGATGATGATTGTGTTCGCTCCCAGTCGAGCTTCTTGTTCATTTGTTGTGCATTGTATCAGGCTCCTATCAattacggagtagcaactgtcGGGATGTGTGACATCTGTCCCCATATCTATGGGCGGCAATGTGTGAGAGAAGAGAAGCAACCATTATCAGTAAATACTGTAAATGTCCGTGGAATAAATAAGTTCAAACGTACATTCGTAGTTTACCACTGTTTAACGCGATTACCGAAAGTTACCCGGATTGTCCCCAGTATTTCCCTCGCCGGTAGTGTTCCGCTGCGTGACCTGTCCACCGTAGTTTACTCTGTTCTACAGCAACAAGAACATTTGCAGTTAATCTAAGCTAGCTAGTTTCCGTGCACGTCTTCTGATCTCTAAATCTGTTTATAGTTAAGTGGTTAAATGTTTCAAGGTGGCAAATGTTTCCGATCCAATTAGAGTTAATCATTGAAGTCAATCAAATGACAAGTTTGTAAAACATCCCATGGGAAATTTCggaagtattgtatttttagggaaaactttccgttttacggtgcaATGAAAAGCTACCGCaactgtcacatcactgatttgcactggtgaatcatcagtaggcttcaatgataccttggataccgtcttgatgatcgttgtgtgttgctatttttcataccgttttctctttcaagcatactatgattgaattgtttgcttcaatgatggaatgatttcgaagcctgcggtagaactttgacagctgcggtagaactctgcggctatcgcaaactggaaaattttctcaacaacCGTAATAATTGAAATACATTTTATTATGAGAAAACGGAAATAATGCTATATTTCACAATTACATCTTATcaaaagtaatatttttgcatgataaTGTGACGTCTATGAGTTATTTGTCGTGTTCTTCAAAATCTtttgtgtacaaaaataaagtcAATTTCAAAGATTTGGAAAAGAGATTGATTGTTCGTTGCTCATAGTCTATACTATTCAAGGCTGGTAGCTTTCTTCAGAACTACTTTAATGTCCATAGGAGGAAAGTTTTGCAATAATTTCACATTACTGGCGAAGTCGTTTTCTAGGATTTGTTCGCGAAGTAAACTGAAAACCAAATGCAATGTTATattgttgaatttcaaaaccaatgaAATACTTACACAATCATTGCACAACACACTTTCACTAGGAAGTTGTATCGCTTCTCATCGGCAAATACTGAGTCCCAAATTCGTAAAACGTCTGGCAGTGGAAATTCTTGTGATAACAGTAGTGTCAACCACCGGAAACTATAATATTGTGGGTAGAGCTCCTGATCTCGCAGTTTGGTCCAAACTTCGGAATCTTTCTCTTTTAGCAAGTTTGATAGTTTTGCCATCATGCCTTTGATTCCGTCTTCCGATTCATCTAGCGTTTTGATGAAAAAATCTCTAATTTCGCCCATCAGAGCGGTAAAACAGAAGAAACAGTCGGCTTCCGCGTGTTTGCGATATTCTAAATTGGGATCAGAAGCCATTACGTAATAGATTGGTCCTATAATTTCATTCATGCCTTGCACATAGCCTTGTCCAGGGTTCAGCTTTGCGTACAGAAACAAGATTCGCTCCACCACCTCCCAGTGCGCTTCTAGTCCTTCATCCATTGCTTCGTAACTTTCAGTAGCCCTTTTGGTAATTAAATTGATCTAATGAAAATATTAAGAAAATTATGTGAGAAGCAATTTAAACATCCACAAATTTAAACATACTTGCTATTACATCCAATGAAAATTGTTAGGAAATTCAATACAAAACGGGTTAGCATAAAACTGACGAAATCGTACACAGCAATAATAAATCTAGACACATATACAAACCTTGGTCACACCTAGTCCTTTTCTTTCAACATTAGCTGAACTGAGAGTTGTTGGTGCAACTCTAATATGCAACTTTCGTTCTCGGTTATGGCTAACCACGGACTCACATGGAAAATCTGTGGCCTAAAATGAAGAAAAAGCAAACATTGCATGAGgtgattattattttgtttattctTTAGTCCTTCTACAGAATATATACAAAAACTGgcaaatgattgagatagggtCAATATGCTTAGCGAATATTGAGTATAACATGATTTCATGGCCACTCAAAAATTTTAGGGAATACACTCCTTTAGATCTACATACATGTTGCTATTGGATTTTGAGCATCCCTAGATTTGTATAACATTAGGTATTGAATtcgtttgaaataaatagctagCAGTATCTGTCTACATGCGACTGGCAGTGGTCATACAAACTATAAGTTATAGTCGAGCTCTTCTTCGATCTAATCGAGTATTCTGGTTCCGAAATATCCGTTGTGTTCATAAAACCCTTTAAAACCTACATACATTGATTTGTGAACTTAATGGTTCTGTAGTTTAAGTTCTCATCAGTATACAATTTTACTATTTTGTTAAAGCGTCTCAAATAAAGACAACTAACTAACTAATTTTACTATAATTCGTTGCCATTTCATCTTGCTTAAGCCTTTTCTTACCCCAGccttgccccggtgtaccttaatACCTGAACTGACTCACATATTAGATCtttgtttgtttaaaagtttttttcaaaaccaaaatgtGGGTCCCGGAGGCCATAGCCCCCTCGGTCTCATAGAAGTACGGCCCTGACTGCTGGTCAATGATACCTAGTTTCACGATTACAAAATAATTCCATTTCGTGACAAAAGCATTACTAGTCTTACGGGTCACATATATTGATGTGACTTTCAAAAAAGCACCATCTC includes:
- the LOC5576984 gene encoding TBC1 domain family member 13 isoform X1; this translates as MSLYKIRVAGLEDILQQDVIDLKSLRDFCFYGIPDCNGLRSLCWKLMLGYLGPKKDTWSATLTKKRELYKQFIEEMVIPPGDGEQGRSSCVDHPLSDGPESNWNTFFKDNEVLLQIDKDVRRLCPDISFFQQATDFPCESVVSHNRERKLHIRVAPTTLSSANVERKGLGVTKQINLITKRATESYEAMDEGLEAHWEVVERILFLYAKLNPGQGYVQGMNEIIGPIYYVMASDPNLEYRKHAEADCFFCFTALMGEIRDFFIKTLDESEDGIKGMMAKLSNLLKEKDSEVWTKLRDQELYPQYYSFRWLTLLLSQEFPLPDVLRIWDSVFADEKRYNFLVKVCCAMIVLLREQILENDFASNVKLLQNFPPMDIKVVLKKATSLE
- the LOC5576984 gene encoding TBC1 domain family member 13 isoform X2, whose product is MSLYKIRVAGLEDILQQDVIDLKSLRDFCFYGIPDCNGLRSLCWKLMLGYLGPKKDTWSATLTKKRELYKQFIEEMVIPPGDGEQGRSSCVDHPLSDGPESNWNTFFKDNEVLLQIDKDVRRLCPDISFFQQATDFPCESVVSHNRERKLHIRVAPTTLSSANVERKGLGVTKINLITKRATESYEAMDEGLEAHWEVVERILFLYAKLNPGQGYVQGMNEIIGPIYYVMASDPNLEYRKHAEADCFFCFTALMGEIRDFFIKTLDESEDGIKGMMAKLSNLLKEKDSEVWTKLRDQELYPQYYSFRWLTLLLSQEFPLPDVLRIWDSVFADEKRYNFLVKVCCAMIVLLREQILENDFASNVKLLQNFPPMDIKVVLKKATSLE
- the LOC5576984 gene encoding TBC1 domain family member 13 isoform X3 is translated as MSLYKIRVAGLEDILQQDVIDLKSLRDFCFYGIPDCNGLRSLCWKLMLGYLGPKKDTWSATLTKKRELYKQFIEMVIPPGDGEQGRSSCVDHPLSDGPESNWNTFFKDNEVLLQIDKDVRRLCPDISFFQQATDFPCESVVSHNRERKLHIRVAPTTLSSANVERKGLGVTKQINLITKRATESYEAMDEGLEAHWEVVERILFLYAKLNPGQGYVQGMNEIIGPIYYVMASDPNLEYRKHAEADCFFCFTALMGEIRDFFIKTLDESEDGIKGMMAKLSNLLKEKDSEVWTKLRDQELYPQYYSFRWLTLLLSQEFPLPDVLRIWDSVFADEKRYNFLVKVCCAMIVLLREQILENDFASNVKLLQNFPPMDIKVVLKKATSLE